In Brachypodium distachyon strain Bd21 chromosome 2, Brachypodium_distachyon_v3.0, whole genome shotgun sequence, one genomic interval encodes:
- the LOC100834088 gene encoding protein GPR107 translates to MASAAARLLLAVVVAAAFLRPAAAEIKQESFKDDSRDVILFEKFGFSPRGSVSISLTGASASSKLAKPDPTQLGFFILSDQSLFEAIYQQPPPTEQNPNPDPNTGCVLSSPYVIPLFNFADLDASGNYKHTFPISHPDEYTLFFANCAPQTSVTMGVRTDMYNTNLDGTKDYLSVGQAPVPTIYAFFAFGYVVFLAVWLYVTLYHNRLSAHRIHHLMSCLLLARMLYCISAAEDQHYIRIAGTSHGWDVMFYLFQLVKGVILFAVIALIGTGWSFLKPFLQDKEKKVLMIVIPLQVAANIAAAVVGETGPFLQEWVTWNQIFLFVDVACCCAVLFPVVWSMRSLRESSKTDGKAARTLAKLTLFRQFYVVVIGYLYFTRIIVYALKTITNYKFRWVSVAAEEVATMAFYIFMFYMFKPAERNQYFALDDEEEEAAELALREEEFEL, encoded by the coding sequence AtggcgtccgccgccgctcgcctcctcctcgccgtcgtcgtagcCGCGGCCTTCCTCcgtccagcggcggcggagatcaAGCAGGAGTCCTTCAAGGACGACTCCCGCGATGTCATCCTCTTCGAGAAGTTCGGCTTCTCCCCTCGTGGATCTGTGTCCATCTCCTTGACCGGCGCCAGTGCCTCCTCCAAGCTCGCCAAGCCGGACCCGACGCAGCTCGGGTTCTTCATCCTCTCCGACCAATCGCTCTTCGAGGCCATCTaccagcagccgccgcccacgGAACAGAACCCCAACCCCGACCCCAACACGGGATGCGTCCTCTCCAGCCCCTACGTCATACCGCTCTTCAACTTCGCCGACCTCGACGCCAGCGGCAACTACAAGCACACCTTCCCCATCTCCCACCCCGACGAATATACCCTCTTCTTCGCCAACTGCGCGCCGCAGACGAGCGTCACCATGGGGGTACGCACCGACATGTACAACACCAACCTGGACGGCACCAAGGACTACCTGTCCGTCGGCCAGGCCCCCGTCCCGACGATCTACGCCTTCTTCGCCTTCGGCTATGTCGTGTTCCTGGCCGTGTGGCTGTACGTAACCCTCTACCACAACCGCCTCTCGGCGCATCGTATCCACCACCTCATGTCCTGCCTGCTCCTCGCCCGTATGCTGTACTGCATCTCGGCGGCCGAGGATCAGCACTACATCCGCATCGCGGGAACATCGCATGGGTGGGATGTGATGTTCTATCTGTTCCAGCTTGTGAAGGGTGTGATCTTGTTCGCTGTGATTGCGCTGATTGGGACCGGGTGGTCATTCCTGAAGCCGTTCCTGcaggacaaggagaagaaggtgcTCATGATCGTGATCCCGTTGCAGGTTGCAGCTAACATTGCTGCAGCTGTCGTCGGTGAGACTGGGCCTTTCTTGCAAGAATGGGTAACGTGGAACCAGATCTTCTTGTTTGTTGATGTAGCCTGCTGCTGCGCGGTGCTCTTCCCGGTCGTGTGGTCGATGCGTTCGCTCCGGGAGTCATCCAAGACAGATGGCAAGGCTGCCAGAACCCTTGCCAAACTCACGCTTTTCCGCCAGTTCTACGTAGTCGTGATTGGTTACTTGTACTTCACAAGGATCATAGTATATGCTCTCAAGACAATCACAAACTACAAGTTCAGATGGGTGAGTGTTGCGGCAGAGGAGGTGGCCACCATGGCATTTTACATTTTCATGTTCTACATGTTCAAGCCGGCAGAGAGGAACCAGTACTTTGCTCtagatgatgaggaggaggaagctgcaGAGCTGGCTCTCCGCGAGGAGGAGTTTGAGCTCTAG
- the LOC104583349 gene encoding uncharacterized protein LOC104583349, with protein sequence MASAATRFLLVLALAEFLLRPSAAEITQDVFKVDLRKSILLQRFGFTSRGAVSISVSGAKASSQLDKPDLHQYGFFLLSDEALFQAISSQPLPAGLILDPNQGCVLSSPYINSLFSFADLDDNGHYNRTFPVTHADEYSLFFANCAPQASVIMEVRIEMYNVNLDGTKDYGFSIGQAPVPTRGTTSASLWMVTRKKLLSWLSAGRSLSSRVLRGDA encoded by the coding sequence ATGGCATCAGCCGCTacgcgcttcctcctcgtcctcgcgtTAGCCGagttcctcctccgcccgtcggcggcggagatcaCGCAAGACGTCTTCAAGGTGGACCTCCGCAAGTCCATCCTCTTACAGAGGTTCGGGTTCACCAGCCGCGGGGCAGTGTCCATCTCCGTGTCCGGCGCCAAGGCCTCCTCCCAACTCGACAAGCCGGACCTGCATCAGTACgggttcttcctcctctccgacGAGGCTCTGTTCCAGGCCATCTCCTCGCAGCCGCTGCCTGCGGGTCTGATCCTCGACCCCAACCAAGGATGCGTCCTCTCGAGCCCCTACATCAATTCGCTCTTCAGCTTCGCTGACCTCGACGACAACGGCCACTACAACCGCACTTTCCCCGTCACCCACGCCGACGAGTATAGCCTCTTCTTCGCAAACTGCGCGCCCCAGGCAAGCGTCATCATGGAGGTACGGATAGAAATGTATAACGTCAACCTGGACGGCACCAAGGACTACGGCTTCTCCATCGGCCAGGCCCCCGTCCCGACGAGAGGAACAACTAGTGCTTCGCTCTGGATggtgacgaggaagaagctgcTGAGCTGGCTCTCCGCGGGAAGGAGTTTGAGCTCTAGAGTGCTGCGAGGGGATGCATGA
- the LOC100834586 gene encoding probable membrane-associated kinase regulator 4 has translation MARHAPQIHDQPLQEEDYIDMDLSSPAAAEVVTTTASLLCYTTAMAASPQHSREFEFQMSAPLDHWEPMASPADELFYKGKLLPLHLPPRIQMVEKLLEIAADKGLLSASTAPATPYQSCNVSPANSCYASGELNSEHYFHECTSTSIGAADVELACEKKPWSKKLKFVRNLKLGLKLKASKAYLKTIFAAKAGDPDDKSDAPRANEFSTAQVKSWRKPFGQIRSNRYTASPISNSTTLGGKLKEDECGHRRSFSSVIIGYSSSNKTSSASSSSCSSSNSSSSIPSSSDSGLGPVLRRSSSASSEMDNPIQGAIAYCKKSQQLASVRKSASDTGFRFMSSSASKIAAESEDAEDIIEICRRQ, from the coding sequence ATGGCAAGACATGCCCCCCAAATCCATGACCAACCACTCCAAGAAGAGGACTACATAGACATGGATTTGAGCTcacctgcagcagcagaagtGGTCACCACCACAGCAAGCTTGCTCTGCTACACCACAGCCATGGCAGCCTCACCCCAACACTCAAGGGAGTTTGAGTTCCAAATGTCAGCTCCGCTTGACCACTGGGAGCCCATGGCATCACCAGCAGATGAGCTCTTCTACAAGGGCAAACTGCTACCACTCCACCTTCCACCACGGATCCAAATGGTTGAAAAGCTCCTCGAGATTGCGGCTGACAAGGGCCTCCTCTCTGCAAGCACTGCCCCAGCGACACCATACCAGTCGTGCAATGTTTCCCCAGCAAATTCATGTTATGCTAGTGGTGAGCTCAATTCGGAGCATTATTTCCACGAATGCACATCCACCAGTATTGGTGCTGCTGATGTGGAATTAGCATGCGAGAAGAAGCCATGgtccaagaagctcaagtTCGTCAGGAATCTCAAACTTGGCCTCAAGCTCAAGGCATCAAAAGCTTACCTCAAGACAATATTTGCCGCTAAAGCAGGGGATCCAGATGACAAGAGTGATGCACCTAGAGCAAATGAGTTCTCCACTGCCCAGGTCAAGAGTTGGAGGAAGCCATTTGGCCAAATCAGAAGCAACAGGTACACAGCCTCGCCCATCAGCAACAGTACCACACTCGGTGGGAAGCTTAAAGAAGATGAGTGCGGGCATAGGAGGTCGTTCTCCAGCGTCATTATAGGATATTCGTCATCAAACAAGACGTCATCtgcctcatcatcatcatgctCTTCGTCGAACTCATCCTCCTCCATCCCAAGCTCAAGTGACTCTGGTTTGGGGCCAGTgctgaggaggagcagcagtgCAAGCTCTGAGATGGATAATCCCATCCAGGGTGCAATAGCATACTGCAAGAAGTCACAGCAACTAGCCTCGGTGAGGAAGAGTGCCAGCGATACAGGTTTCCGGTTCATGTCATCGTCAGCGTCAAAGATAGCTGCAGAATCTGAAGATGCAGAAGACATTATTGAGATTTGCCGAAGACAGTAG